One Streptosporangium becharense genomic window, ACCGCGACCACCTGGACCGCGGTCAGGGCCCGGGAGCCGCCCCAGCCACGCCGGATCGCGACGGCGGCCAGCAAGTAGAACAGGATCTGCACCGCCACGAACACCGCGAAGAACGGGCCGCGCACCTCGCGCAGCACCTGGTTGGCGAGGTCGTCGTCGGCCAGCTCGGCGACCCGCGCGGAGACGGGACCGGAGACCGGCCCGCCCCCCTCCCAGGCACGGCCCACCACGCCCTTGGGGACCGCGAGGCCCAGCAGGCCGACGACCGTGGCGGTCAGGTCGGTGTTGGTGACCAGGCCGTCCTGGCGGGTGGAGGTGGCGGTGAGACGGCCGCGCGGGTACGGCTCACCACCGGCCGAGGGCCCGTGGGCGATCGCCACGTGCAGGTGCGGGGTGGTCGACGTGTCGGCCAGCCCGGCGACCAGGACCGTCGTGCCCGCGGGCCGTGACGGCAGGCGGCCGAGGAGCGTGCCCACCGTGCGGTCCGCCCGCACGACCGCGTCACGCCTGGTCCGCTCGGTCATCGCGGGCGGAACGTCACCCGCTGTGGGGCCCGTGGTGGCGCCCGTCGCGGGGGACGGTGTGGTACCCGGCGCGGGGCCCGCTGTGGGGCCCGTGGTGCGGCCCGCCGCGGTGTCCCCACCCAGCCACGCCCGGGTGAGGTCGCCGGCCTCCAGCATGATGAGCCGGTACGGGACAGGATCGCCGAGCTCCTCGACACTGGCCGCGTATTTAGCAACATTTCCTGACTTGTCGGCGGCGCCGAGTGCGGCGCCCGGCCCGATCGCGGCCACCGCCACCCCCGCGTCGGCGGCGAGCTGACCGACCTGCCCGAGAACCGGCCGGTAGTCGGTGGCGGCGTTGAAAGCCGTTAGCTCCGCCCAGTCCGGCACCCTCACCCCGCCGCCCGGCACCGGCTCCGGCGCCCGCGGCGCCGTGCAACCCGCCCCGGGCGCGCCAGCGCGCTGACCCGCCGAGACCGTCAGCCAGCCCGCCACCGGGCAGGTGACGCCCCGCTCCGGCAGCGGCACCGCCCGGGTGGACATGGACGCGGCCCCGCCCTCCGCCACGAGCCGCCACAGGTTCGGCGTCCGGGCCGGGTCGAGATCACTCCACTCCAGCCCCGGCAGCCCGACGACCACCACCCCACTGGGAAGCGCCCGCGCGACCGAGGCCGCCGAGGCCGTACCGGTGCCCAGGACCGCGGTGAGCCCGCAGAACGCGGTCAGGAGCGCCAGCAGCGCCGCCAGAGAGGCCCGGGCGGCCCACCGGGCACGCGCCGCCCGGCCGTTCCGGATCACCGAGCCGTCCGGTCGCGCCGCCCGGCCGCCCGGCCGCGTCATCGAGCCGCCCGGCCGCGTCACCCGGCCGTTCCGTTCCGTCACCGGCCCGCCCCGCGCTGCGATCAGACCCTCCGCTCGCGCCGCCCGGCCGCCCGGCCGTGTCACCTGACCGGACGGGTGCCCGGCGGGCCGGTGCGCGGACCCGTGACCGCGGTGCGTCAAAGCCATCAGTCCCCCATGCCCGTACCCCGTCGGCGGCCGTGTCCTCCGGCCCCACGGTAACCTGCCTGCTCGTGACGACTGGCGAGGTGACGACGACCGTCCGGCGCCCGTGGACGTGGCTGCCCGCGCTGCTGCTCATCGCGGCGGCGGTGGCTCCGCTCGTGCTCCACTGGCTCGGCAACGTCGACGACCAGCGCCTGGTCGACCTGGACGTGTACCGTACCGGCGGCCAGGCGGTCCTCGGCGGCCGGCCGGTCTACGACTTCGTCACGCCCGCGCCGCAGCTGTTGCCGTTCACCTACCCGCCGATCGCCGCGCTCCTGGCGACCCCGCTGGCGGTGATGTCGTGGCCGGTTGCCCAGTGGGTGTGGACGGCCCTGATCTTCGCGACCCTCGCGGTGACCGTCCGCCTGTCCTTCCGCCCGGCCCTGGAGCGGGTGGGCGGGCTGTGGCCCCCGCTGGTGTTCGCCGCCCTGATGATCGCGTGCACCTACCTGATGCCGATCAGGGACCAGGTCCGCTTCGGCCAGGTGGACATCCTGCTGGTCGCCCTCTGCCTGGCCGACTGCGCGGCCCGTCGCCCGCTCTGGCCGCGCGGCATGCTGATCGGCCTGGCCACCGCGGTCAAGCTCACCCCCGGTGTCTTCCTGATCTACCTGCTCATCGCCGGATTCGGCCCGGGAGGGGGGCGGGAGCAGCGCCGGGCGTTCCTCATGGCGTCCTTCACCGCCGCGCTGCTCACCCTGCTGCCGTTCCTGGTGATCCCCGCCGACGCCGCCGACTTCTGGTTCCGCGCGCTGCTCGACTCCGAACGGGTCGGGGCGAACGCCGCGACCACGAACCAGTCGATGCGCGGCATGCTCATCCGGCTCTACTGGCCCGACGTGCTGACGAGCCTGCTGTGGGTGGCGGCGGTCGCCCTGGTCGCCTGGTTCGGCTTCCGGTACGCACGCCGCGCGCTGCTCGACGGGCATCCGATCACCGGCGCGGCCCTGGCCGGGCTGATGGCCGTGCTGCTGTCCCCGGTGGCCTGGATCCACCACCTCGCCTGGGTGGTCGTGGTCCTCGGGGCGCTGGCCGGGGACGGGCGTGACCCGGTCAGGCTCAGGGTGGCCGCCGGGGTCTGGCTCTACTACGTGCTGCCGATCCCCTGGTGGGGGGTGACGATCAAGGCAGCCGAGATCCCGGTGCTCAGTCCGGTGATCGGCAAGATCGTGCAGAACGGGTTCGGACTGGGTGCGCTGGTCCTGGTCTGGCTGCTGGGAGTCTGGCTGCCCAGGCGCAGGGAGGTTTTCCGGACGTCTCCGCCACCCGGCGGCCATCGGGAGGCGGAAGGATGAGCTGCGGAAATGCGGAATTCCTCCCGCATTTCCGGTCGAGGTGCGGATAGCCTGTGGTCATGCCCAAACTCGCCTACCTGGGACCGGAGGGCACCTTCACCGAAGAGGCCCTGCGCGTCCTCGCACCGGACGCCGAGCGTCTGCCCAGCTCGAACGTCACCGCGGCCCTCGAAGCCGTCCGGCGCGGCGACGCCGACGGAGCCGTCGTGCCGCTGGAGAACTCGCTCGAAGGCGCCATCACCACCACCCTCGACGAGCTCGCCTGGGGCGAGCCGCTGATCGTCACCGCCGAGCTGCTGCTGCCCGTCGACTTCTCCCTCCTGGCACGCCCCGGCACCGAGGTCGGTCACATCAAGCGGGTCTTCACCCACCCGGCGGCCATCACCCAGTGCCGGAACTTCATCGCGCGTGAGCTGCCCGACGCCGTCGTGGTGGCCGCGCCGTCGACCGCCGCCGCCGCCCAGGAGGTCTCCCTCCCCGGCTCGCCGTACGACGCGGCCATCGCCGCACGCATCGCCGGTGAGCACTACGGCCTGGTCGAGCTCGCGACCGGCATCGGCGACCGCGCCGACACCGTCACCCGGTTCGTGCGGGTCTCCCCGCCCGGCCCGCTCCCGGCGCCGACCGGTGCCGACCGCACCTCCCTCGTCGTCTTCCTCACCGACGACCACCCGGGTGCGCTGCTGGAGATGCTCACCGAGTTCTCCGTCCGGGGCGTCAACCTGACCCGGATCGAGTCGCGACCCACCGGCGACGGCATCGGCCGTTACTTCTTCCACTTCGACCTGGAGGGTCACGTCGCCGACGCCCGGGTCGGGGAGGCGATCTCCGGCCTCCACCGCATCTGTGCCGACGTGCGATTCCTCGGCAGCTACCCGCGTGCCGACGGTCTCGCCCCACAGGCCAAGCGCGGCACGACCGACGTCGACTTCGCCGAGGCCGCCGGTTGGCTGACCCGGATCCGCACCGGCCGGGTCTGACCCCGGCGTGGCCTGGGCAGGGCCTGGGGCCGAGTTCGGTTTCGGGGCCGGCCGCCGGATCCGCCCGCCGGGTCAGGGGCCGGCGGGCAGATCTCCCCGCCGGGTCCGGCTTGCGGGCGTGTCCGGCTTCGTGCTGATCCGGGCGCGGGAGCGGGCCGGGCATCGGTAGCCTTGTGGTGTGATTGACCTGCGTACCCTTCGTGAGGATCCCGACCGGCTGCGGGCATCGCAGCGTGCCCGCGGCGAGGACGACTCCGTCGTCGACACGCTGCTCGACCTCGACGGGCGGCGGCGCGGTGCGCTGAGTCGCTTCGAATCACTCCGCGCCGAGCAGAAGACCGTCGGCAAGTCGGTCTCCCGCGCCGCGGGAGAGGAGAAGGCCGCCCTGCTGGAGCGGGCGAAAGACCTCTCGGTGCAGGTCAAGGCGGCCGAGGCGGAGGCGGAGAAGCTGGCCGCCGAGCTCGACGAGTTGATCTACACGGTGCCCAACCTGGTCGAGGAGGGTGCGCCGCCCGGCGGTGAGGACGACTACGTCGTGCTGGAGGAGGTCGGTGAGAAACCGTCCTTCGACTTCGAACCCAAGGACCACCTCGAGCTCGGCGAGCTGCTCGGCGCGATCGACATGGAGCGCGGCGCGAAGGTCTCCGGCTCGCGCTTCTTCTTCCTCAAGGGCGTCGGCGCCAGGCTCCAGCTCGGCCTGCTCAACATGGCCATGCAGCAGGCGATCGAGGCCGGGTTCATCCCGATGATCCCTCCGGTGCTGGTCAAGCCCGAGTCCATGAAGGGCACCGGCTTCCTCGGCGCCCACGCCAGCGAGGTCTACCACCTGCCCGAGGAGGATCTCTTCCTCGTCGGGACGAGCGAGGTGCCCATGGCGGCCTACCACGCGGACGAGATCCTCGACGGCGCCGCCCTGCCCTACCGCTACGCCGGCTGGTCCTCGTGCTTCCGCCGCGAGGCGGGCTCGTACGGCAAGGACACCCGAGGCGTCATCCGGGTCCACCAGTTCGACAAGGTGGAGATGTTCTCCTACATCCGTCCCGAGGATGCGCGGGCCGAGCACCTGCGGCTGCTGGAGTGGGAGAAGGAGATGCTGGCCAAGGTCGAGCTGCCCTACCGGGTGATCGACACCGCGGCCGGAGACCTCGGCACGTCGGCCGCGCGCAAGTACGACTGCGAGGCGTGGGTGCCCAGCCAGGGCCGTTACCGGGAGCTCACCTCGACCTCCAACTGCACCGACTTCCAGGCGCGCCGCCTCGGCGTGCGTTACCGCGACAAGGACGGCAAACCGCAGCACGTGGCCACGCTGAACGGCACGCTGGCCACCACCCGCTGGATCGTCGCCATCCTGGAGAACCACCAGCAGGCCGACGGCTCCGTCGTCGTCCCGAAGGCACTCCGTCCCTACGTCGGCCTCGACGTGCTGGAGCCCGTCAAGTAGCCGTTCCGCCCGTCACGGGCGGCTCCCGCCCGTGACGGGTGCTCTGCCCGCCGCGGGCATTCTGCCCCGGTACGGGGCTCTCGCCCGTGACGGGAGAGGGCCGCCACGGACGCCTCGCCGGATGCCCGGTGGGGCGTTCTCACATCCGGGACCGTCCGGGCGTGTCCGGGCGTGTCCTGGGTCACTGAGTACACGCCGGGTGTGCGCCGGGCCCGCGTCGCGGGCCGACGGCGTCCCGTGTCCACGACGCCGCAGGAGGGCCGGTGGCGGGTCCCGGCGGGTATCCCCGGACGCTCCCTCCGGCTCGGGCTCTCACGATCGTTCTGAGGGGCACGGAGGTATGCGGGAGATGGCGGGGCCGGAGGGAGGCTCTGAGAGGTCGCCGGGAATGCTGAGAGGCGCCGAGGGTGTCCGAGCACGCTGGGGACGCTGAAGAGGTGTCCAGGAGGCGTTGGAATGCGACCGAAGGCGTGAGGAGCACCGAGAGGCGCTGAGCGGCACGGAGCGGCACTGAGCGGCACTGAGCGACGCCGGGAGGCGGCCGAGAGCGCCTGAATGCGGCCGGGAGGCGCTGAGAGGCGCTGAAGCGCGACCGAGGGCGGGTCGCCGCGTGCGCGCCGGCGCCGGGAACGGGAAAGGCGGGGTTCGCGTGAAGCGAACCCCGCCTTCCCGACCAACCAGAGGTCTATGCGTCAGACGGCGCGGACCTGTGAGGCCTGCGGGCCCTTCTGACCCTGCGTGATCTCGAACTCGACCCGCTGCCCGTCCTCAAGGCTCCGGTAGCCGGAGCCCTGGATCTCGGAGAAGTGCACGA contains:
- a CDS encoding cold-shock protein encodes the protein MAQGTVKWFNAEKGFGFIAPDGGAPDVFVHFSEIQGSGYRSLEDGQRVEFEITQGQKGPQASQVRAV
- the pheA gene encoding prephenate dehydratase, which gives rise to MPKLAYLGPEGTFTEEALRVLAPDAERLPSSNVTAALEAVRRGDADGAVVPLENSLEGAITTTLDELAWGEPLIVTAELLLPVDFSLLARPGTEVGHIKRVFTHPAAITQCRNFIARELPDAVVVAAPSTAAAAQEVSLPGSPYDAAIAARIAGEHYGLVELATGIGDRADTVTRFVRVSPPGPLPAPTGADRTSLVVFLTDDHPGALLEMLTEFSVRGVNLTRIESRPTGDGIGRYFFHFDLEGHVADARVGEAISGLHRICADVRFLGSYPRADGLAPQAKRGTTDVDFAEAAGWLTRIRTGRV
- the serS gene encoding serine--tRNA ligase, with the translated sequence MIDLRTLREDPDRLRASQRARGEDDSVVDTLLDLDGRRRGALSRFESLRAEQKTVGKSVSRAAGEEKAALLERAKDLSVQVKAAEAEAEKLAAELDELIYTVPNLVEEGAPPGGEDDYVVLEEVGEKPSFDFEPKDHLELGELLGAIDMERGAKVSGSRFFFLKGVGARLQLGLLNMAMQQAIEAGFIPMIPPVLVKPESMKGTGFLGAHASEVYHLPEEDLFLVGTSEVPMAAYHADEILDGAALPYRYAGWSSCFRREAGSYGKDTRGVIRVHQFDKVEMFSYIRPEDARAEHLRLLEWEKEMLAKVELPYRVIDTAAGDLGTSAARKYDCEAWVPSQGRYRELTSTSNCTDFQARRLGVRYRDKDGKPQHVATLNGTLATTRWIVAILENHQQADGSVVVPKALRPYVGLDVLEPVK
- a CDS encoding glycosyltransferase 87 family protein — encoded protein: MTTGEVTTTVRRPWTWLPALLLIAAAVAPLVLHWLGNVDDQRLVDLDVYRTGGQAVLGGRPVYDFVTPAPQLLPFTYPPIAALLATPLAVMSWPVAQWVWTALIFATLAVTVRLSFRPALERVGGLWPPLVFAALMIACTYLMPIRDQVRFGQVDILLVALCLADCAARRPLWPRGMLIGLATAVKLTPGVFLIYLLIAGFGPGGGREQRRAFLMASFTAALLTLLPFLVIPADAADFWFRALLDSERVGANAATTNQSMRGMLIRLYWPDVLTSLLWVAAVALVAWFGFRYARRALLDGHPITGAALAGLMAVLLSPVAWIHHLAWVVVVLGALAGDGRDPVRLRVAAGVWLYYVLPIPWWGVTIKAAEIPVLSPVIGKIVQNGFGLGALVLVWLLGVWLPRRREVFRTSPPPGGHREAEG